The following coding sequences lie in one Methylotenera versatilis 301 genomic window:
- a CDS encoding ferredoxin--NADP reductase yields the protein MSKYSSERVLSVHHWNDSLFSFKTTRDPGLRFENGQFVMIGLEVDGRPLTRAYSIASPNYEEHLEFFSIKVPNGPLTSRLQHLKVGDELLVSRKPTGTLVIHDLKPAKNLYLLSTGTGLAPFMSLIQDIEVYDRFEKVVLIHGVRHLSELAYADFIEKELPNNEFFGEEVRNKLIYYPTVTREPFRNQGRLTDLINSGKLFEDIGLPPINPTDDRAMICGSPQMLADTETLLDNLGFKVSPRIGDPGDYVIERAFVEK from the coding sequence ATGAGCAAATATTCAAGCGAACGTGTACTCAGTGTCCATCACTGGAATGACAGTTTATTCAGTTTTAAGACTACGCGTGACCCAGGGTTACGTTTTGAGAACGGTCAATTTGTAATGATAGGACTTGAAGTTGATGGTCGCCCACTGACACGTGCCTATAGTATTGCCAGCCCTAATTATGAAGAACATTTAGAGTTTTTTAGTATTAAAGTGCCTAATGGTCCATTGACATCACGCCTGCAACATTTAAAAGTGGGCGATGAACTATTAGTCAGCCGTAAACCAACGGGTACCTTAGTGATTCACGATTTAAAACCAGCTAAGAATCTTTATTTACTCTCTACAGGTACTGGTCTAGCGCCGTTCATGAGCCTGATTCAAGACATTGAAGTGTACGATCGCTTTGAAAAAGTGGTACTGATACACGGCGTACGTCATCTCAGCGAGCTGGCTTACGCAGATTTTATTGAAAAAGAACTGCCAAACAATGAGTTTTTTGGCGAGGAAGTGCGTAATAAATTAATTTACTACCCAACAGTCACCAGAGAGCCTTTCCGTAATCAAGGTCGTCTGACCGATCTGATTAACTCAGGGAAGCTATTTGAAGATATTGGATTACCACCAATCAACCCAACAGATGACCGCGCCATGATATGTGGCAGCCCACAAATGCTGGCTGATACAGAAACGCTGCTTGATAATTTAGGTTTTAAAGTATCACCTCGTATCGGTGACCCAGGTGATTATGTGATTGAACGCGCTTTTGTTGAAAAGTAA
- a CDS encoding LysR family transcriptional regulator — protein MKYSLRQLEIFVAICRTESVSRASEALSLSQSATSTALSELERQFDLQLFDRGGKSLRINETGQQLLPRAVELLDRAKEIENLLQGHAGFGHMRIGATLTVGNYLATILVARFLQEHSESRIQLKVHNTSTIVQQIANHELDLGMIEGDCNHPDIEVQPWIADELVVFSAPNHPLASQRKVSLEQLLQEDWILREKGSGTRATFDRAFHSYHSQLKIRLELEHTEAIKRAVESGLGIGCISRLALKDAFRRGSLVPISTPSLNLSRFFYFLWHKQKYQTTGIREFLDLCRRLTEGVERSDLVNLPEIA, from the coding sequence ATGAAATATAGCTTAAGACAACTTGAGATTTTTGTTGCAATTTGCCGTACAGAGAGCGTGTCGCGGGCATCTGAGGCATTGTCACTTTCACAGTCTGCAACGAGTACTGCACTGAGTGAACTTGAACGGCAATTCGACCTGCAGCTTTTTGATCGTGGCGGTAAATCTCTACGCATCAATGAAACTGGTCAGCAGCTCTTGCCTCGTGCTGTCGAGTTGCTGGATAGAGCGAAAGAAATAGAGAACCTGTTACAGGGACATGCTGGTTTTGGGCACATGAGAATTGGTGCAACATTGACGGTTGGTAATTACTTAGCAACGATTTTGGTTGCCAGATTTCTACAGGAACATTCTGAAAGCCGCATACAGTTAAAGGTGCATAATACCAGTACGATAGTGCAACAAATTGCCAACCATGAATTAGATTTGGGTATGATTGAAGGCGATTGCAATCACCCTGATATTGAGGTTCAGCCTTGGATAGCTGATGAGCTTGTAGTGTTTAGTGCACCTAATCATCCATTGGCTAGCCAGCGTAAAGTGTCATTGGAGCAACTACTCCAAGAAGACTGGATATTACGTGAAAAGGGCTCTGGTACACGTGCAACATTTGATCGCGCTTTTCACAGTTATCACTCTCAGCTAAAAATAAGATTGGAGCTGGAGCATACTGAAGCGATTAAACGCGCTGTAGAATCTGGGCTTGGCATTGGTTGCATTTCACGCTTAGCACTTAAAGATGCTTTTCGCCGCGGCAGCTTGGTACCTATTTCCACGCCCAGTTTGAATTTGAGCCGCTTCTTTTATTTCTTGTGGCATAAACAGAAGTATCAAACAACAGGAATTCGTGAGTTTTTAGATTTGTGTAGGCGCCTAACTGAAGGCGTTGAGCGAAGTGACTTGGTTAATCTGCCAGAAATTGCCTAG
- a CDS encoding EAL and HDOD domain-containing protein, whose amino-acid sequence MEDQAFIGRQPIMDEKQQIIGYELFFRHSAEAESAVFEDEFKAYSSVLMNTIGGIDMQWLLGDKLAFINVNEAMLKSEFLELMPPKRTVLEILRTVTPSAETVERCKNLREQGFKIALDNPHLSAETSPLLPCADYIKIDVQTLNSAELQKAYNELHASSVKMIAEKVETDAQFEDCKKVGFRLFQGFHFARPETFTSKVINASFDSVLNILNTVSQDGEIKDIEAGFKKDTALSFKLLRYINSVGFGLSCEIQSINHALTILGRKQLYRWLTLLMVTAGENSTPPALMKTSITRGRLTELLGESYFEKHDRDNLFIVGVFSLLDAILKMPMETVLEKIQLPETVSEALLTRSGIYGPFLQLTEACEDSDNKRILEIAELLQFDATKVNECHIAALAWVETLGI is encoded by the coding sequence ATGGAAGATCAAGCATTTATCGGGCGCCAGCCCATTATGGATGAAAAGCAACAAATCATTGGTTATGAGCTTTTCTTTAGGCATAGTGCAGAAGCAGAGAGCGCCGTATTTGAGGATGAGTTCAAAGCCTACTCCAGCGTGCTGATGAACACCATAGGCGGCATTGATATGCAGTGGCTTTTAGGTGACAAACTTGCTTTCATCAACGTGAATGAAGCAATGCTAAAAAGCGAATTCTTAGAGCTAATGCCGCCTAAGCGCACTGTACTTGAAATTTTACGTACGGTCACGCCAAGCGCAGAAACTGTCGAGCGTTGCAAAAATCTACGTGAGCAAGGCTTTAAGATTGCCCTAGATAATCCGCATTTAAGCGCAGAGACCTCCCCGTTACTGCCATGTGCTGACTATATTAAAATTGATGTTCAAACACTTAATTCTGCAGAATTACAAAAAGCATATAATGAACTCCATGCGTCCTCAGTAAAAATGATTGCTGAGAAAGTGGAAACTGACGCACAATTTGAAGATTGTAAAAAAGTCGGTTTTCGCTTGTTTCAGGGGTTTCATTTTGCACGCCCTGAAACATTTACCTCTAAAGTCATCAATGCCTCATTTGATAGCGTATTGAATATTCTCAATACAGTCAGCCAAGATGGTGAAATCAAAGACATTGAAGCTGGCTTTAAAAAAGATACCGCATTATCTTTCAAGCTGCTGCGCTATATTAACTCTGTTGGATTTGGGCTTTCATGTGAAATACAGTCCATCAATCACGCTTTAACTATTTTAGGCAGAAAGCAGCTATACCGCTGGTTAACGCTACTCATGGTGACCGCTGGCGAAAATTCCACGCCTCCTGCGTTAATGAAAACATCCATCACGCGCGGACGCTTAACTGAACTATTAGGTGAAAGCTATTTTGAAAAACATGATCGCGATAATCTATTCATCGTTGGTGTGTTCTCATTATTAGACGCCATACTAAAAATGCCGATGGAAACGGTGCTTGAAAAAATTCAACTACCAGAAACCGTCAGTGAAGCACTACTCACACGCTCAGGCATTTACGGACCGTTCTTGCAACTAACCGAGGCATGCGAAGACTCAGACAATAAGCGTATTCTAGAAATTGCAGAATTACTGCAGTTTGATGCGACAAAAGTAAATGAATGTCATATTGCTGCATTAGCTTGGGTTGAAACGCTGGGTATTTAA
- a CDS encoding response regulator transcription factor has protein sequence MHKILLIDDDIALTEMLEQYLVTEGFDVTVANDGQTGAQYVLAGQFDLTVLDVMMPKLNGIETLRIIRQASHIPVIMLTAKGDESERVMGLESGADDYVAKPCTPRELLARIRALLRRSKITKDGSQQALQIVIGGLTITPAQRRVEVAGKAINLTSTEFNLLEILAKNAGHVVCKEDLALQAMGRTLVRFDRSVDVHMSSIRQKIGTSSNGSDYIQTVYRMGYQLIRE, from the coding sequence ATGCATAAAATATTGCTTATTGATGACGACATAGCACTCACGGAGATGCTTGAACAGTATCTGGTCACAGAGGGTTTTGATGTGACAGTGGCTAATGATGGTCAGACGGGCGCCCAATATGTACTCGCAGGTCAATTCGATTTAACTGTGCTAGACGTGATGATGCCTAAGCTAAACGGTATCGAAACACTACGGATCATTCGCCAAGCAAGCCATATTCCTGTGATTATGCTCACCGCCAAAGGCGATGAATCAGAACGTGTTATGGGGCTGGAATCAGGTGCAGATGATTACGTTGCAAAACCTTGTACGCCGCGCGAATTATTGGCACGCATTCGCGCCTTGTTGCGCAGGTCAAAAATCACCAAAGATGGCTCTCAGCAGGCCTTACAAATCGTGATTGGCGGTTTAACAATCACGCCAGCGCAGCGCCGCGTAGAGGTAGCAGGCAAAGCCATTAACCTAACAAGTACCGAGTTTAACTTACTAGAAATACTCGCTAAAAATGCGGGTCATGTAGTGTGCAAAGAAGACCTCGCGCTGCAGGCAATGGGTCGCACATTAGTACGATTTGACCGTAGTGTAGACGTGCATATGAGTAGCATCAGGCAAAAAATTGGCACAAGCTCTAATGGTAGCGATTACATTCAAACCGTATATCGCATGGGCTACCAATTGATTAGGGAATAG
- a CDS encoding sensor histidine kinase, which translates to MGRLFWKFFIFFFLAQLTTVIGLSFAIWLHNRHEVLQDNGVEMSPPARSLLAAASSTLQFGGVEGLKHLLQDWQRQPMPKVLAVRENGQELMLRPYTKASLDMANKLAQDAKFQAFAKNIKLSNGQSYLLFVQDNGRRDEFGHHHGQLPEHMLKNGISSPRPPPRFPLMPLFGGSLVSLIFAAILAAYFSKPISSLRAAFKQASNGKLDVRVAHAMGKRRDELSDLGHDFDAMASRLESLLQAQTRLLHHVSHEMRSPLARMQMALGLMKQDPTSDFLDRIELEANRIDGLVGELLELSKLESGVIQIKKEQLELSPLLNSIIVDAQFEAKSKRINLHLMVDQDYVLEGQPDLLYRAIENVVRNAIKYGPESSEISIATTHSALEKNLCITVTDQGIGVKETELEDIFKPFIRGISGSQTIGNGLGLAITKQVIEAHGGSVAAKNLKPTGFSIQIMLPY; encoded by the coding sequence ATGGGCAGACTATTCTGGAAATTCTTCATATTCTTCTTTTTGGCGCAGCTCACCACTGTTATAGGCTTAAGCTTTGCCATCTGGCTGCATAACAGACATGAAGTTTTACAAGATAATGGAGTCGAAATGTCGCCGCCAGCAAGATCTTTGCTAGCTGCCGCATCTTCAACTTTACAATTTGGCGGCGTAGAGGGGCTAAAGCATCTTTTACAAGACTGGCAACGCCAGCCTATGCCAAAAGTGCTCGCGGTAAGAGAAAATGGTCAAGAGTTAATGCTGCGCCCTTACACAAAAGCCAGCTTGGATATGGCCAACAAGCTAGCCCAAGATGCAAAATTTCAAGCGTTTGCCAAAAACATTAAGCTAAGTAATGGTCAGTCCTACTTGTTATTTGTTCAAGATAATGGCCGCAGAGATGAGTTTGGCCACCACCACGGTCAACTGCCAGAACATATGCTAAAGAATGGCATCTCTTCCCCAAGACCGCCACCGAGGTTTCCATTAATGCCATTATTCGGTGGCTCTCTTGTAAGCTTGATATTTGCAGCCATACTTGCAGCGTATTTTTCAAAACCTATCAGCAGCCTACGCGCAGCGTTTAAACAAGCCTCTAACGGCAAGTTAGACGTAAGAGTGGCGCATGCCATGGGTAAGAGACGTGATGAACTTTCAGATTTAGGTCATGATTTTGATGCAATGGCTTCGCGCTTAGAAAGCTTATTACAAGCGCAAACTAGGCTGTTACACCATGTTTCGCATGAAATGCGCTCACCGCTTGCCAGAATGCAAATGGCTTTAGGTTTAATGAAGCAGGATCCGACATCCGACTTTCTTGACCGTATCGAGCTAGAGGCTAATCGCATCGATGGTTTAGTGGGTGAGTTATTAGAGTTATCCAAGCTAGAGTCTGGCGTCATTCAAATTAAAAAAGAACAACTAGAATTAAGCCCCTTGCTCAATAGCATTATTGTCGATGCGCAATTTGAAGCCAAATCTAAACGCATTAATTTGCATCTCATGGTAGACCAAGATTATGTTTTAGAAGGTCAGCCAGACTTACTTTACAGGGCGATTGAGAACGTAGTGCGTAATGCCATTAAATATGGTCCAGAATCTAGTGAGATTAGCATTGCCACGACTCATTCTGCTTTAGAAAAGAATCTATGCATCACCGTTACAGATCAAGGTATAGGTGTAAAAGAAACTGAGCTTGAAGATATTTTCAAGCCATTTATTAGGGGCATTTCTGGCAGTCAAACCATTGGGAATGGGCTTGGGTTAGCCATCACCAAGCAGGTGATTGAAGCGCATGGCGGCAGCGTTGCTGCGAAAAACCTCAAACCTACAGGCTTTAGTATACAAATCATGTTGCCTTACTAG
- a CDS encoding electron transfer flavoprotein subunit beta/FixA family protein, whose protein sequence is MKILVAVKRVVDYNIKVRIKADGSDVDIEGVKMGINPFDENALEEALRLKEKGIATEVVAVSLGTSANQDVLRHSLAMGADRAILIEASADLQPLAVAKLLKSIVAREEPNLIILGKQAIDDDAGQTGQMLAALLDYPQGTFASTLQIEGDEVTVTREVDGGTETLALALPAVITADLRLNEPRFVKLPNLMMARKKPIETINAAELGVNLDARLKLIQVSEPAVRKAGIKVDSVEELLSKLRSHEGILV, encoded by the coding sequence ATGAAAATATTAGTCGCAGTCAAACGAGTAGTAGATTACAACATTAAAGTCCGCATCAAAGCAGATGGCTCTGATGTGGATATCGAGGGCGTCAAAATGGGCATTAACCCTTTTGACGAGAATGCGCTTGAGGAGGCTTTACGCTTAAAAGAAAAAGGCATCGCCACAGAAGTTGTTGCTGTTTCTCTAGGCACATCGGCGAATCAAGACGTACTTCGTCACTCATTAGCAATGGGCGCAGACCGCGCCATTCTGATAGAGGCCAGCGCTGATTTACAACCATTAGCAGTTGCTAAACTACTAAAATCTATTGTTGCACGTGAAGAGCCAAACCTCATTATTCTTGGCAAGCAAGCCATTGACGATGACGCTGGTCAAACTGGGCAAATGTTAGCTGCGCTTTTGGATTATCCACAAGGCACATTCGCATCCACCCTGCAAATTGAAGGTGATGAGGTCACAGTCACTCGTGAGGTAGATGGAGGAACAGAAACGCTTGCTTTAGCTTTACCTGCAGTGATTACAGCAGATTTACGCTTAAACGAGCCACGTTTTGTGAAACTACCAAACTTAATGATGGCCAGAAAAAAACCAATTGAAACGATTAACGCAGCTGAGCTTGGTGTGAATTTAGATGCACGCCTTAAGTTAATACAAGTAAGTGAACCAGCGGTAAGAAAAGCTGGTATTAAAGTGGACAGCGTTGAAGAGCTTCTCAGTAAACTACGTTCACATGAAGGGATTTTAGTATGA
- the rlmF gene encoding 23S rRNA (adenine(1618)-N(6))-methyltransferase RlmF produces MTKSDTIKIGLHPRNKHRGRYDFDQLIQANAALAQFVKLNEYGEASIDFSNAQAVKALNQALLKQFYGVAVWDIPKQYLCPPIPGRADYLHCMADLLSATNAGVTPQGESIRGLDIGIGANAIYPLIGNHEYGWNFVGADIDSNALKNAQHILDANMLSNMIELRLQTLPNCIFKGVIKQGEAFDFTMCNPPFHASLADAQAGTERKWRGLGKTKKHAQSTVLNFGGQTTELYCEGGEEAFVTTMINESNQYATQCLWFSTLISKATNLPSVYRALKKVNALEVKTIDMTQGQKQSRIVAWTFLNAKQQQAWYS; encoded by the coding sequence ATGACTAAATCTGACACCATAAAAATAGGCTTACACCCGCGAAATAAGCACAGAGGTCGATACGATTTCGATCAACTCATTCAGGCCAATGCTGCATTAGCGCAGTTTGTAAAACTAAATGAATATGGCGAAGCCTCTATTGATTTTTCTAATGCGCAAGCTGTTAAGGCGCTCAATCAGGCATTGCTCAAGCAGTTTTATGGAGTTGCAGTATGGGATATTCCAAAGCAGTACCTTTGCCCACCTATTCCAGGAAGAGCAGATTATTTGCATTGCATGGCCGATTTACTTAGCGCGACGAATGCGGGTGTTACACCACAAGGCGAATCTATTAGAGGCTTAGATATCGGCATTGGTGCAAATGCAATTTACCCGTTGATTGGCAACCATGAGTACGGCTGGAATTTTGTAGGGGCAGATATTGATAGTAACGCTTTAAAAAATGCGCAGCATATTTTGGATGCGAATATGCTATCAAACATGATTGAACTACGCTTGCAAACCTTACCTAACTGCATTTTTAAAGGCGTTATCAAGCAAGGTGAAGCTTTTGACTTTACGATGTGCAATCCTCCTTTTCATGCCTCTTTAGCGGATGCTCAAGCAGGCACAGAGCGCAAATGGCGCGGTTTAGGTAAAACTAAGAAGCATGCTCAATCTACAGTGTTGAATTTTGGCGGTCAAACTACTGAGTTGTATTGTGAAGGTGGCGAAGAGGCTTTTGTCACTACCATGATTAATGAAAGTAATCAGTATGCAACGCAGTGCTTATGGTTTAGTACGCTCATTTCAAAAGCTACAAACTTGCCTAGTGTTTACCGCGCGCTTAAAAAAGTGAATGCGCTAGAAGTAAAAACCATAGACATGACACAAGGTCAAAAGCAAAGTCGTATAGTTGCTTGGACATTTTTGAATGCCAAGCAACAACAGGCTTGGTATTCTTAG
- a CDS encoding electron transfer flavoprotein subunit alpha/FixB family protein yields the protein MKILILAEHDDLQLSPSVHQAVTAAQFWNSPVHVLVAGNHADAVAQQAASIDGVERVVHANADHLAHPLAEDIASLLVSISEGYDVILAAHSSFSKNALPRVAAMLDIAMISDVLEIKADNTYVRSIYAGNVLTTIQSTDAVQLLTVHGSNFAAASLGGNAEIVNTEIPASFKKASWKSEVRSQSDRPALGSAKIVVSGGRSLGSAEKFEQVLSPLAYKLGAALGATRAAVDAGYAPNDIQVGQTGVVVAPELYIAVGVSGAIQHTYGMRDSKIVVAINQDPDAPIFQVADYGLVADLFDVIPELTAAIQ from the coding sequence ATGAAAATTTTAATTCTAGCCGAACATGATGACCTTCAATTAAGTCCATCCGTGCATCAAGCCGTCACTGCAGCGCAATTTTGGAACTCGCCAGTACACGTTTTGGTTGCTGGTAATCATGCTGATGCAGTTGCGCAACAAGCTGCATCTATTGATGGGGTTGAACGTGTGGTGCATGCAAATGCCGATCATCTCGCTCATCCTTTAGCAGAAGATATTGCTAGCTTGCTTGTATCAATCAGCGAAGGCTACGATGTTATTCTTGCGGCGCACTCATCTTTTAGTAAAAATGCGTTGCCACGTGTAGCTGCAATGCTTGATATTGCAATGATTTCTGATGTGTTGGAAATCAAAGCAGATAATACTTACGTTCGCTCAATATACGCAGGTAATGTATTAACTACGATACAAAGCACAGATGCTGTTCAATTACTGACAGTACATGGTAGCAACTTTGCTGCGGCAAGTTTGGGTGGCAATGCTGAGATAGTAAATACCGAGATACCAGCTTCTTTTAAAAAAGCTAGTTGGAAATCTGAAGTTCGCAGCCAATCAGACCGACCAGCCTTAGGTTCAGCCAAAATTGTCGTATCTGGTGGCAGATCACTTGGCAGCGCAGAGAAATTTGAACAAGTGTTATCACCATTAGCTTATAAATTAGGCGCCGCACTGGGTGCAACACGGGCGGCCGTAGATGCAGGCTATGCACCTAACGATATTCAAGTTGGGCAGACCGGTGTTGTTGTAGCGCCTGAATTGTATATTGCAGTTGGTGTGTCTGGCGCCATTCAACATACCTATGGCATGAGAGATAGTAAAATTGTAGTCGCTATCAATCAAGACCCTGATGCGCCAATCTTCCAAGTAGCAGACTATGGCCTTGTCGCGGACTTGTTCGATGTCATCCCCGAACTCACTGCGGCTATTCAATAA